The following proteins are co-located in the Halictus rubicundus isolate RS-2024b chromosome 1, iyHalRubi1_principal, whole genome shotgun sequence genome:
- the Iml1 gene encoding GATOR complex protein Iml1 isoform X2, with protein MKLYKLIVHQKTFSEEDLLISPKDHPGIKTGDVVEIYHPEVEFSRLLLQVTSFKEDLRETISVENNVATMFQLRTFGDVYMNVVNPDDVALDSVELTFKDQYLGRSEMWRLKNSLVNTCVYMHKKIEFCGGSIRCQVCEMWSQGDRVACGVINNDTKVVFRSSTSMVYLFIQMSSEMWDFDIHGDLYFEKAVNGFLADLFQKWKKNGSNHEVTIVLFSRTFYNATSLEEFPNHMRECLQHDYRGRFYEDFYRVVVQNERFEDWSNVLVQLRKLFTDYQKIVLEYHQKPGDVIPKAVNSTAAQGNFLEVLNMSLNVFEKHYLDRSFDRTGQLSVVITPGVGVFEVDRELTNVTKQRIIDNGVGSDLVCVGEQPLHAVPLLKFHNKDTSVNAPDDYSMPHWINLSFYSTNKKIPYSTFIPRIKLPQRVSKQSSLENGKLQCKNKLLQEDPRECLHNSLFDYDAYDAQVFQLPSVHTSSLQRVTTRTKKTSVVSMETHNNAHILKLLKRKMSDPDIHHPPPEVHSTPIIATRSAAISIPHRTDDIASSESNGEINESRTSIKSDLTDSEISPPFRPVVGSAGSPTNAISQPTSIIRPSRALINPFDPSHVTIKLTSNRRRWTHIFPKGPTGVLIQQHHYQAVPAQMCSQPQCDAFSTVSGSPLEHGEIPNANQLHDHAKSKPQKLNLSLSSNDKGGNPVSSTGNKSLTLLWGATGEQEWTPALTTAIIGVDWKSLTIPACLPITTDYFPDKRSLQNDYVVSDYNLLPDDVNTDFAQQRAIYKKPLTTAEVFKELVSQRLAQGFQLIILPTNNKNQSNTPGSAVPAISSVMRGRQTESEPKEEYLLSIGRIFHKISLFDNSITVTRYRPRHPYPPFNIHYRYRFHAPHHDTYEVSWVSFTTEKLENYNWNYLDHYICTRGHTDFALVEALKYWRFRVFLLPLHNTVTRKFLEGSSRCDIYTPLTTTDQVSLMDGFLRFIELWPNKIRRQNPNKNWNPSTLGGVPPRDPASHLTRRRHSTSLIVLTNQERHVVNTAATARTCLDTPRHVPNRSGSKVMDRGRISPASEAVLPLSLEQQQDHFESNEDSANMELMKIKNTAPNNEILEAMKHPQSGVGFLTQHPSLPSQTFVSADAVQWLNNRIEGGVTVEGAINIMNGMIQDKLICHASGDFSKPFILGFYLYHVVQDKENQRATDYFSPTGDLQSFENEWVEVEIKPPKSWCEPTSVATFPTISSPINIPSCDTVDESNVPPFLKDDLDLIDCVQDTAWRAPPYKHTHLDIDINNKSDRIEWGHLRYQSVYKVDHSYELVVQWVASSGSIVADLIFVWQRKAQTCGIQMVPIPSDLLALPFTLKSDPLRGPIFIPLNTECLVTNKQPLFEEFGEETYAQRLFLFQETIVQRFGFIPCLIESTENDHQYVHMTGNAFILIPSTTNTRFRPRTSTNIVRRNTGQKGYPVHPDQPSPHEAYITRHVSGKNKNDYSMDRRIGFLWSWNHMVSRKWKSSSTLAGDELFQKKLIQDFRHFCSNGDNRLKHFWECCWEIKEKSGTRTF; from the exons ATGAAGCTTTATAAGTTGATAGTACATCAAAAAACCTTTAGCGAAGAAGACCTCTTAATTAGTCCAAAAGATCACCCAGGCATAAAAACTGGAGATGTGGTCGAAATTTATCATCCAGAGGTTGAATTCAGTCGTCTGCTACTGCAAGTCACATCTTTTAAAGAAGACCTACGTGAGACGATTAGCGTGGAAAATAATGTAGCAACAATGTTTCAATTAAGAACATTCGGAGATGTCTACATGAATGTTGTAAATCCAGATGATGTAGCTTTAGATTCTGTTGAACTTACGTTCAAAGATCAATATTTGGGACGTAGTGAAATGTGGAGGCTGAAAAATAGCTTG GTCAATACTTGCGTGTACATGcacaagaaaattgaattttgtggAGGTAGCATAAGGTGTCAGGTGTGCGAGATGTGGTCGCAAGGAGACCGGGTTGCCTGCGGTGTTATAAATAATGATACTAAG GTGGTATTTCGTTCTTCGACAAGCATGGTATATCTCTTCATTCAAATGAGTTCAGAAATGTGGGACTTTGATATCCACGGTGATCTCTACTTTGAAAAAGCAGTTAATGGTTTCTTGGCTGATTTATTTcaaaaatggaagaaaaatgGCAGCAATCACGAAGTAACAATAGTTCTCTTTTCAAGAACATTTTACAATGCCACTAGTTTGGAGGAATTTCCAAATCATATGCGCGAATGTTTACAACACGATTATAGAGGAAGATTTTATGAGGATTTCTATAGGGTGGTTGTACAAAATGAACGATTTGAAGATTGGAGCAATGTATTAGTGCAATTGCGAAAGCTGTTTACAGattatcaaaaaattgttttagagTACCATCAAAAGCCAGGTGATGTTATACCAAAAGCAGTTAATTCAACAGCTGCACAAGGAAATTTTTTAGAAGTTTTAAATATGTCATTAAATG TGTTTGAGAAACATTACTTAGATCGCAGTTTTGATAGAACTGGTCAATTGTCAGTGGTAATTACACCTGGTGTAGGTGTTTTCGAAGTTGATAGAGAGTTGACTAACGTTACGAAACAAAGAATTATCGATAACGGAGTGGGTAGCGATCTGGTGTGCGTTGGAGAACAACCATTGCATGCAGTTCCTTTATTAAAG TTTCATAATAAGGATACGTCTGTAAATGCACCAGACGACTACAGCATGCCACACTGGATTAATCTCAGCTTCTACTCAACAAATAAAAAGATTCCTTACTCAACGTTTATACCTCGAATAAAACTTCCTCAAAGGGTGTCAAAACAATCATCActagaaaatggaaaattgcaaTGTAAAAATAAGCTTCTACAAGAAGATCCCAGAGAATGTTTACACAATAGTTTATTCGACTATGATGCATATGATGCACAAGTGTTTCAATTACCCTCTGTTCACACTTCCAG CCTGCAACGGGTTACGACCAGAACCAAGAAGACAAGTGTTGTTAGTATGGAAACGCATAATAATGCACAtatattgaaacttttaaaaagaaaaatgtctgATCCTGACATTCATCATCCACCGCCTGAAGTGCATTCTACTCCGATAATTGCAACAAGAAGTGCAGCAATTTCAATACCCCATAGAACCGACGACATTGCTAGTAGTGAATCAAATGGAGAAATTAATG AATCAAGAACATCGATTAAAAGCGATTTAACAGATTCAGAAATATCGCCACCCTTTAGACCAGTTGTTGGTAGTGCGGGAAGTCCAACAAACGCAATATCTCAACCAACAAGTATCATTAGACCCAGTAGGGCACTTATCAATCCTTTCGACCCTTCCCATGTTACAATAAAACTTACTAGCAACAGACGGAGGTGGACACATATTTTTCCAAAAG GACCAACGGGTGTGCTAATACAACAACACCATTACCAAGCTGTGCCAGCACAAATGTGTTCACAACCTCAGTGTGATGCCTTTTCTACTGTAAGTGGATCACCATTGGAACATGGTGAGATCCCCAATGCAAATCAATTACACGATC atGCTAAAAGTAAaccacaaaaattaaatttgtctTTATCGAGCAATGATAAGGGTGGAAACCCAGTATCTTCCACAGGAAACAAATCTCTGACATTGTTATGGGGTGCCACTGGTGAACAGGAGTGGACACCAGCATTAACTACAG CAATCATAG GTGTCGATTGGAAATCACTGACAATTCCAGCATGTTTACCTATTACCACAGATTATTTCCCAGACAAAAGGAGTTTGCAAAATGATTATGTTGTCTCAGATTACAATCTTCTGCCAGATGATGTTAATACCGATTTTGCACAACAGCGAGCAATATATAAAAAGCCTCTAACAACTGCAGAGGTGTTTAAAGAGCTAGTGTCGCAACGATTAGCACAG GGTTTCCAATTGATTATCCTACCCACAAATAACAAAAATCAAAGTAATACACCTGGTAGTGCAGTTCCAGCAATAAGTAGTGTAATGCGCGGTCGACAAACCGAATCAGAGCCCAAGGAAGAGTATTTGTTAAGTATTGGtagaatttttcataaaatatcTTTATTTGATAACAGCATAACTGTTACGAGATATCGGCCAAG GCACCCCTATCCaccatttaatattcattatcgtTATCGATTTCATGCACCGCATCACGATACGTATGAAGTATCGTGGGTATCTTTTACAACCGAAAAACTAGAAAATTATAATTGGAATTATCTGGATCATTATATTTGTACAAGGGGTCACACCGATTTTGCTTTAGTGGAG gcTCTTAAATACTGGAGATTTCGCGTATTTCTACTGCCTTTGCATAATACGGTAACTCGAAAATTTTTGGAAGGATCGTCGAGATGTGATATATACACACCTCTCACTACCACAGATCAAGTTTCCCTAATGGATGGGTTCCTGCGGTTTATTGAACTGTGGCCGAACAAAATACGACGTCAAAATCCCAACAAAAACTGG AACCCTTCAACTCTAGGTGGTGTTCCCCCAAGAGATCCTGCCTCTCATTTGACCAGACGCAGGCACAGCACGAGCCTGATAGTCCTCACTAACCAG GAGAGGCATGTAGTGAATACCGCTGCGACTGCCCGCACGTGCCTCGACACTCCTCGCCACGTGCCAAACAG GTCAGGCTCTAAAGTAATGGACAGAGGTCGAATCTCACCAGCTAGCGAAGCTGTATTACCTCTTTCGCTTGAACAACAGCAAGACCATTTTGAGTCTAACGAGGACAG TGCAAATATGGAGCTGATGAAGATAAAGAATACCGCgccgaataatgaaattttgGAAGCAATGAAACATCCGCAATCCGGAGTAGGGTTCCTCACGCAACATCCATCGCTACCAAGTCAAACATTTGTCAGCGCGGACGCTGTACAGTGGTTGAATAATCGTATAGAAGGTGGAGTGACAGTGGAAGGCGCGATTAACATTATGAAT GGCATGATTCAAGACAAGTTGATCTGCCACGCTTCCGGTGATTTTTCCAAACCGTTCATTTTAGGATTTTATCTGTACCACGTGGTGCAAGACAAGGAAAATCAAAGGG CAACAGATTATTTTTCTCCTACCGGAGATTTGCAAAGCTTTGAGAACGAATGGGTGGAAGTAGAAATAAAGCCACCAAAGAGTTGGTGTGAACCCACTTCTGTGGCAACCTTCCCAACGATATCTTCTCCGATAAATATACCCAGTTGTGATACAGTTGATGAGTCAAATGTGCCACCGTTCCTCAAAGACGATTTGGATTTGATAGATTGCGTGCAGGACACAGCGTGGCGAG CTCCACCGTACAAGCATACTCATTTAGATATTGATATAAATAATAAGAGCGACAGAATTGAATGGGGTCATTTGAGGTACCAGTCCGTATACAAAGTGGACCATTCTTATGAGCTTGTAGTACAATGGGTAGCATCATCTGGGAGCATAGTCGCTGACCTT atttTCGTATGGCAACGAAAGGCTCAAACATGTGGGATTCAAATGGTCCCTATTCCCAGTGATCTACTAGCGCTGCCATTCACATTGAAAAGCGATCCTTTGAGAGGGCCTATATTTATACCGCTCAACACAGAATGTCTTGTGACAAATAAACAACCTCTTTTCGAAG AATTTGGAGAAGAGACCTACGCACAACGACTATTTCTGTTCCAAGAAACGATTGTACAGAGATTCGGCTTTATTCCATGTCTCATAGAGAGTACCGAAAATGACCACCAATATGTGCATATGACTGGCAACGCATTTATACTTATTCCTTCCACAACGAACACAAGGTTTCGACCCAGAACGTCTACGAACATCGTGAGGCGAAATACAGGACAAAAAGGGTATCCAGTTCATCCTGATCAGCCTAGTCCGCACGAGGCTTACATTACGAGACATGTTAgtgggaaaaataaaaatgattacagCATGGATAGAAGG ATTGGATTTCTTTGGTCGTGGAATCATATGGTCAGTCGAAAATGGAAGTCATCGTCGACGCTAGCCGGCGAtgaattatttcagaagaaACTCATTCAAGATTTTAGACATTTTTGTTCGAATGGAGATAATAGATTAAAGCACTTCTGGGAATGTTGTTGGGAAATCAAAGAAAAGTCAGGCACACGAACGTTTTAA
- the Iml1 gene encoding GATOR complex protein Iml1 isoform X5, translating to MKLYKLIVHQKTFSEEDLLISPKDHPGIKTGDVVEIYHPEVEFSRLLLQVTSFKEDLRETISVENNVATMFQLRTFGDVYMNVVNPDDVALDSVELTFKDQYLGRSEMWRLKNSLVNTCVYMHKKIEFCGGSIRCQVCEMWSQGDRVACGVINNDTKVVFRSSTSMVYLFIQMSSEMWDFDIHGDLYFEKAVNGFLADLFQKWKKNGSNHEVTIVLFSRTFYNATSLEEFPNHMRECLQHDYRGRFYEDFYRVVVQNERFEDWSNVLVQLRKLFTDYQKIVLEYHQKPGDVIPKAVNSTAAQGNFLEVLNMSLNVFEKHYLDRSFDRTGQLSVVITPGVGVFEVDRELTNVTKQRIIDNGVGSDLVCVGEQPLHAVPLLKFHNKDTSVNAPDDYSMPHWINLSFYSTNKKIPYSTFIPRIKLPQRVSKQSSLENGKLQCKNKLLQEDPRECLHNSLFDYDAYDAQVFQLPSVHTSSLQRVTTRTKKTSVVSMETHNNAHILKLLKRKMSDPDIHHPPPEVHSTPIIATRSAAISIPHRTDDIASSESNGEINESRTSIKSDLTDSEISPPFRPVVGSAGSPTNAISQPTSIIRPSRALINPFDPSHVTIKLTSNRRRWTHIFPKGPTGVLIQQHHYQAVPAQMCSQPQCDAFSTVSGSPLEHGEIPNANQLHDHAKSKPQKLNLSLSSNDKGGNPVSSTGNKSLTLLWGATGEQEWTPALTTGVDWKSLTIPACLPITTDYFPDKRSLQNDYVVSDYNLLPDDVNTDFAQQRAIYKKPLTTAEVFKELVSQRLAQGFQLIILPTNNKNQSNTPGSAVPAISSVMRGRQTESEPKEEYLLSIGRIFHKISLFDNSITVTRYRPRHPYPPFNIHYRYRFHAPHHDTYEVSWVSFTTEKLENYNWNYLDHYICTRGHTDFALVEALKYWRFRVFLLPLHNTVTRKFLEGSSRCDIYTPLTTTDQVSLMDGFLRFIELWPNKIRRQNPNKNWNPSTLGGVPPRDPASHLTRRRHSTSLIVLTNQERHVVNTAATARTCLDTPRHVPNRSGSKVMDRGRISPASEAVLPLSLEQQQDHFESNEDSANMELMKIKNTAPNNEILEAMKHPQSGVGFLTQHPSLPSQTFVSADAVQWLNNRIEGGVTVEGAINIMNGMIQDKLICHASGDFSKPFILGFYLYHVVQDKENQRATDYFSPTGDLQSFENEWVEVEIKPPKSWCEPTSVATFPTISSPINIPSCDTVDESNVPPFLKDDLDLIDCVQDTAWRAPPYKHTHLDIDINNKSDRIEWGHLRYQSVYKVDHSYELVVQWVASSGSIVADLIFVWQRKAQTCGIQMVPIPSDLLALPFTLKSDPLRGPIFIPLNTECLVTNKQPLFEEFGEETYAQRLFLFQETIVQRFGFIPCLIESTENDHQYVHMTGNAFILIPSTTNTRFRPRTSTNIVRRNTGQKGYPVHPDQPSPHEAYITRHVSGKNKNDYSMDRRIGFLWSWNHMVSRKWKSSSTLAGDELFQKKLIQDFRHFCSNGDNRLKHFWECCWEIKEKSGTRTF from the exons ATGAAGCTTTATAAGTTGATAGTACATCAAAAAACCTTTAGCGAAGAAGACCTCTTAATTAGTCCAAAAGATCACCCAGGCATAAAAACTGGAGATGTGGTCGAAATTTATCATCCAGAGGTTGAATTCAGTCGTCTGCTACTGCAAGTCACATCTTTTAAAGAAGACCTACGTGAGACGATTAGCGTGGAAAATAATGTAGCAACAATGTTTCAATTAAGAACATTCGGAGATGTCTACATGAATGTTGTAAATCCAGATGATGTAGCTTTAGATTCTGTTGAACTTACGTTCAAAGATCAATATTTGGGACGTAGTGAAATGTGGAGGCTGAAAAATAGCTTG GTCAATACTTGCGTGTACATGcacaagaaaattgaattttgtggAGGTAGCATAAGGTGTCAGGTGTGCGAGATGTGGTCGCAAGGAGACCGGGTTGCCTGCGGTGTTATAAATAATGATACTAAG GTGGTATTTCGTTCTTCGACAAGCATGGTATATCTCTTCATTCAAATGAGTTCAGAAATGTGGGACTTTGATATCCACGGTGATCTCTACTTTGAAAAAGCAGTTAATGGTTTCTTGGCTGATTTATTTcaaaaatggaagaaaaatgGCAGCAATCACGAAGTAACAATAGTTCTCTTTTCAAGAACATTTTACAATGCCACTAGTTTGGAGGAATTTCCAAATCATATGCGCGAATGTTTACAACACGATTATAGAGGAAGATTTTATGAGGATTTCTATAGGGTGGTTGTACAAAATGAACGATTTGAAGATTGGAGCAATGTATTAGTGCAATTGCGAAAGCTGTTTACAGattatcaaaaaattgttttagagTACCATCAAAAGCCAGGTGATGTTATACCAAAAGCAGTTAATTCAACAGCTGCACAAGGAAATTTTTTAGAAGTTTTAAATATGTCATTAAATG TGTTTGAGAAACATTACTTAGATCGCAGTTTTGATAGAACTGGTCAATTGTCAGTGGTAATTACACCTGGTGTAGGTGTTTTCGAAGTTGATAGAGAGTTGACTAACGTTACGAAACAAAGAATTATCGATAACGGAGTGGGTAGCGATCTGGTGTGCGTTGGAGAACAACCATTGCATGCAGTTCCTTTATTAAAG TTTCATAATAAGGATACGTCTGTAAATGCACCAGACGACTACAGCATGCCACACTGGATTAATCTCAGCTTCTACTCAACAAATAAAAAGATTCCTTACTCAACGTTTATACCTCGAATAAAACTTCCTCAAAGGGTGTCAAAACAATCATCActagaaaatggaaaattgcaaTGTAAAAATAAGCTTCTACAAGAAGATCCCAGAGAATGTTTACACAATAGTTTATTCGACTATGATGCATATGATGCACAAGTGTTTCAATTACCCTCTGTTCACACTTCCAG CCTGCAACGGGTTACGACCAGAACCAAGAAGACAAGTGTTGTTAGTATGGAAACGCATAATAATGCACAtatattgaaacttttaaaaagaaaaatgtctgATCCTGACATTCATCATCCACCGCCTGAAGTGCATTCTACTCCGATAATTGCAACAAGAAGTGCAGCAATTTCAATACCCCATAGAACCGACGACATTGCTAGTAGTGAATCAAATGGAGAAATTAATG AATCAAGAACATCGATTAAAAGCGATTTAACAGATTCAGAAATATCGCCACCCTTTAGACCAGTTGTTGGTAGTGCGGGAAGTCCAACAAACGCAATATCTCAACCAACAAGTATCATTAGACCCAGTAGGGCACTTATCAATCCTTTCGACCCTTCCCATGTTACAATAAAACTTACTAGCAACAGACGGAGGTGGACACATATTTTTCCAAAAG GACCAACGGGTGTGCTAATACAACAACACCATTACCAAGCTGTGCCAGCACAAATGTGTTCACAACCTCAGTGTGATGCCTTTTCTACTGTAAGTGGATCACCATTGGAACATGGTGAGATCCCCAATGCAAATCAATTACACGATC atGCTAAAAGTAAaccacaaaaattaaatttgtctTTATCGAGCAATGATAAGGGTGGAAACCCAGTATCTTCCACAGGAAACAAATCTCTGACATTGTTATGGGGTGCCACTGGTGAACAGGAGTGGACACCAGCATTAACTACAG GTGTCGATTGGAAATCACTGACAATTCCAGCATGTTTACCTATTACCACAGATTATTTCCCAGACAAAAGGAGTTTGCAAAATGATTATGTTGTCTCAGATTACAATCTTCTGCCAGATGATGTTAATACCGATTTTGCACAACAGCGAGCAATATATAAAAAGCCTCTAACAACTGCAGAGGTGTTTAAAGAGCTAGTGTCGCAACGATTAGCACAG GGTTTCCAATTGATTATCCTACCCACAAATAACAAAAATCAAAGTAATACACCTGGTAGTGCAGTTCCAGCAATAAGTAGTGTAATGCGCGGTCGACAAACCGAATCAGAGCCCAAGGAAGAGTATTTGTTAAGTATTGGtagaatttttcataaaatatcTTTATTTGATAACAGCATAACTGTTACGAGATATCGGCCAAG GCACCCCTATCCaccatttaatattcattatcgtTATCGATTTCATGCACCGCATCACGATACGTATGAAGTATCGTGGGTATCTTTTACAACCGAAAAACTAGAAAATTATAATTGGAATTATCTGGATCATTATATTTGTACAAGGGGTCACACCGATTTTGCTTTAGTGGAG gcTCTTAAATACTGGAGATTTCGCGTATTTCTACTGCCTTTGCATAATACGGTAACTCGAAAATTTTTGGAAGGATCGTCGAGATGTGATATATACACACCTCTCACTACCACAGATCAAGTTTCCCTAATGGATGGGTTCCTGCGGTTTATTGAACTGTGGCCGAACAAAATACGACGTCAAAATCCCAACAAAAACTGG AACCCTTCAACTCTAGGTGGTGTTCCCCCAAGAGATCCTGCCTCTCATTTGACCAGACGCAGGCACAGCACGAGCCTGATAGTCCTCACTAACCAG GAGAGGCATGTAGTGAATACCGCTGCGACTGCCCGCACGTGCCTCGACACTCCTCGCCACGTGCCAAACAG GTCAGGCTCTAAAGTAATGGACAGAGGTCGAATCTCACCAGCTAGCGAAGCTGTATTACCTCTTTCGCTTGAACAACAGCAAGACCATTTTGAGTCTAACGAGGACAG TGCAAATATGGAGCTGATGAAGATAAAGAATACCGCgccgaataatgaaattttgGAAGCAATGAAACATCCGCAATCCGGAGTAGGGTTCCTCACGCAACATCCATCGCTACCAAGTCAAACATTTGTCAGCGCGGACGCTGTACAGTGGTTGAATAATCGTATAGAAGGTGGAGTGACAGTGGAAGGCGCGATTAACATTATGAAT GGCATGATTCAAGACAAGTTGATCTGCCACGCTTCCGGTGATTTTTCCAAACCGTTCATTTTAGGATTTTATCTGTACCACGTGGTGCAAGACAAGGAAAATCAAAGGG CAACAGATTATTTTTCTCCTACCGGAGATTTGCAAAGCTTTGAGAACGAATGGGTGGAAGTAGAAATAAAGCCACCAAAGAGTTGGTGTGAACCCACTTCTGTGGCAACCTTCCCAACGATATCTTCTCCGATAAATATACCCAGTTGTGATACAGTTGATGAGTCAAATGTGCCACCGTTCCTCAAAGACGATTTGGATTTGATAGATTGCGTGCAGGACACAGCGTGGCGAG CTCCACCGTACAAGCATACTCATTTAGATATTGATATAAATAATAAGAGCGACAGAATTGAATGGGGTCATTTGAGGTACCAGTCCGTATACAAAGTGGACCATTCTTATGAGCTTGTAGTACAATGGGTAGCATCATCTGGGAGCATAGTCGCTGACCTT atttTCGTATGGCAACGAAAGGCTCAAACATGTGGGATTCAAATGGTCCCTATTCCCAGTGATCTACTAGCGCTGCCATTCACATTGAAAAGCGATCCTTTGAGAGGGCCTATATTTATACCGCTCAACACAGAATGTCTTGTGACAAATAAACAACCTCTTTTCGAAG AATTTGGAGAAGAGACCTACGCACAACGACTATTTCTGTTCCAAGAAACGATTGTACAGAGATTCGGCTTTATTCCATGTCTCATAGAGAGTACCGAAAATGACCACCAATATGTGCATATGACTGGCAACGCATTTATACTTATTCCTTCCACAACGAACACAAGGTTTCGACCCAGAACGTCTACGAACATCGTGAGGCGAAATACAGGACAAAAAGGGTATCCAGTTCATCCTGATCAGCCTAGTCCGCACGAGGCTTACATTACGAGACATGTTAgtgggaaaaataaaaatgattacagCATGGATAGAAGG ATTGGATTTCTTTGGTCGTGGAATCATATGGTCAGTCGAAAATGGAAGTCATCGTCGACGCTAGCCGGCGAtgaattatttcagaagaaACTCATTCAAGATTTTAGACATTTTTGTTCGAATGGAGATAATAGATTAAAGCACTTCTGGGAATGTTGTTGGGAAATCAAAGAAAAGTCAGGCACACGAACGTTTTAA